GGCGTGATCGAACTGGCGGCGGGCGCTTCGCGCGGCATCCGGCTGATCACGAATCAGGACGACCTGCCGCACCAGTTCACGCTGCCGCACGCCAGCATCATGCAGCTGTCGCTGCCGCTCGTGGGCCGCGTGGCCGCGGGTAGTCCGATCCTTGCGCAAGAACACATCTCGCAGACCTATACGTGCGACCCGTCGCTCTTCTCGAGCAAGCCCGACTACCTGCTGAAGGTCCGCGGCCTGTCGATGCGCGACGCGGGCATCTTCGACGGCGACCTGCTCGCCGTGCAGAAAAAGAGCGAAGCGAAAGACGGCCAGATCATCGTTGCGCGTCTGGGTGACGACGTGACCGTGAAGCGCCTGAAGCGCCGGCCGAACGGCATCGAGCTGATCGCCGAGAACCCCGATTACGAAAATATTTTTGTTCAGGCCGGCAGCGCGGAATTCGCGCTGGAAGGCATCGCGGTCGGGCTGATCCGGCCGTCGGAATTCTAATTAGCTGAACACTGTCTGGAGAGACTCATGGAACGCTTTGCCCGCTTGCTGCCTTTTCGCCAGTTCGGTCGTCTGCGCCATCTGCGCAATCTCGTTCCCTGCGGTTCGCTGACGGCGCTTGCGTCGAACGTCGCTGATCGCACGGCATCGCTGTTCGATGACGAAGCGCAACCGCTGCCGTCCGCGCAGCCGGCGTTCGCACGCGTGTCGCTGAACTCGGCGCTCAACGCAGAACCTGCGCGCCGCGCACCCGTGCGTGTCTATCACGGCCCGTCGCGACTCATCATGGTCGGCACCGTCGACGCCGTGTGCAACATGATCGATCGCGCGATCGCAGAGCAAGGCGATCAGCTGGCCAAGCAGGCAGCGTAAGCGGCCATCGGTTTCATCGTTGCCGCGTAACGCTTGCTTGCAATCTTCGCGGGATCGTTTCAACGCCGATCGGGTCCACATCAGATCGAAACTGAAAACGGAGTGTCCCGCACAATGGCAGGTCTGGTTCGCATGAAAGGCGGGGTTGCCCGGCCGCTTCTGATCGCGTTGATTGCGATCGTCGTCATCGCCGCGCTGGGTTATGCGTATGCGTCGCCGTATATCGCGCTCGACCGGCTCAAACGCGCCGCCGACTCGCGCGACGTCGAGACGGTCAACGAGTACGTCGACTATCCGGCGTTGCGCGACAGTCTCAAGCTGCAGGTCACGGGGCTGCTCACACGCCGTCTCGATGTCCAGCACAACGGCAATCCGCTTGCCGCGATCGGCGCGATGATCGGAGTGGCGTTGATTGGACCGCTCGTCGATGCGTATGCAACGCCTGACGGCGTCGCTGCGTTGCTTAATGGCATGCCGCCGCGCGGCGAACCCGGCGAGCGCCCGCCTCCGCCGCCCGCTGCACAGACCGATAACTCGACGGGCAAGCCCGCTGAGAATCCATCGCCAACGCCTGCGCCCGGATCAGGCGCAGCGAACGGCAATGGCAGCAATGGCAAAACGCCGCCGCAGCCGCCGCAAACGACGGCAGGCTACCGCGGCATCAACGAGTTCGTCGTGAGCTATCAGCACGGTGTCGGCGACACGCGCTATTCGGCGATCTTCCGTCGCCAGAATCTGTTTACGTGGAAACTGTCAGCCGTCGATCTGAACGGCTGACGCACGCATCAACGTATCAAGGCGGCCGTTTCAGGCGGCCGCCTGCTCCTCTTCAGCCGCCGACGAACAGGCGACCAGAATGCTGCACGACACGCGGTCGAGCAGTGGTGTGTTGCCCGCGCCCATCCACCAGCGCGACAACCCGGTGCGGCATCGATGCCCGACGACGACGAGATCGACATGCAGTTCGCTGGCCAATGACGCGATCTCGTCGATCGGATGACCAAACGCAAAGTGTCCCGTCGCCTTGACGCCGCGCTCGGTGAGCCAGTCGACACCTTCCTGCAGAATCTCGCGTGCGGTCTTCTCGAAGCTGCCGCACGCCACGTCCGTCAACAGGCCCGCGCTTTGCGCAATGCTCGATCGCATGTCGACCACCGACAGCAAATGCGTTTCCGCACCCAGGTCCATTGCCAGATTCGCGCCGACGCGCAGTGCCTTGCGGCCTTCGCGTGAGCCGTCGTAGCACAGCAGAATCTTGTTGTAGCTGGCCATTTCGCTTCCCCCTCCCCGCGACCATCGCGGTCTCACTTGCATCATGGTGCGCCGCAATTCCACATGCAAGGGATGGAAAACGCTAAGTGCGACAGACCGCGCAGTCAGGCATGACGCGCTGCAAGATCGTGCACGCGATCCGCCACGAATGCGCATTCAGGCGCCAAACGAGATGGACCCGATGCCCTAAAATAGGCAGCCGCCGCATGGATTGCTACATGCATCACATGGACGCGCACACATTCAGGGAGCCTTCGTCTCGTATGTCCGAAGCTGCAATCGAATTCCATCAGGTCGAAAAGCGTTACGGCGAGAAGATTGTCGTCGATGGCCTGTCGTTTCATGTGCGCGCCGGCGAATGCTTTGGACTGCTCGGTCCGAACGGCGCGGGCAAGACGACCACGCTGCGCATGCTCCTCGGCATCGCCGCGCCCGATGCGGGCCGCATCCGTCTGTGCGGCGAACCGATTCCGGGCCGCTCGCGTTTCGCTCGGGCGCGCGTCGGTGTGGTGCCGCAGTTCGACAATCTCGATCCCGACTTCACCGTTCGAGAAAACCTGCTCGTGTTCGGCCGCTACTTCGGACTCTCGGCCGCGCAGTGTCGCGCGATGGTGCCGACGTTGCTCGAATTCGCGCGGCTCGAAAGCAAGGCCGATGCGCGCGTCGGTGAACTGTCGGGCGGCATGAAGCGGCGTCTGACGCTGGCGCGCGCGCTTATCAACGACCCCGACGTGCTGATCATGGACGAACCGACCACGGGACTCGATCCGCAGGCGCGTCATCTGATCTGGGAACGGCTGCGTTCGCTGCTCGCGCGCGGCAAGACGATTCTGCTGACCACGCACTTCATGGAGGAAGCGGAGCGTCTGTGCCACCGGCTGTGCGTGATCGAAGAAGGACGCAAGATCGCGGAAGGCGCGCCGAATGAACTGATCGCTTCAGAAATTGGCTGCAACGTGATCGAGGTGTACGGCCCGGACCCGGTCACGCTGCGCGACGAACTGGCGCCGCTCTCCGTGCGCACCGAGATCAGCGGCGAGACGCTCTTCTGTTATGTCGACGATCCGCAACCCGTTCATGCGCTGCTCAAGCAGCGAACGGGGCTGCGTTATCTGCATCGGCCGGCGAATCTCGAAGACGTTTTTCTGCGGCTCACGGGCCGCGAGATGCAGGACTGACCCAAACGCACAAACACGCCAAATGGACGCACGCACCTACGATTCCCCCGAGCACCCCGCGTCGATGCGCGAACGCTTCGCCGCGCTGCCCGCGA
This genomic interval from Paraburkholderia sabiae contains the following:
- the lexA gene encoding transcriptional repressor LexA, encoding MTKLTARQQQVFDLIRRAIERSGFPPTRAEIAAELGFSSANSAEEHLRALARKGVIELAAGASRGIRLITNQDDLPHQFTLPHASIMQLSLPLVGRVAAGSPILAQEHISQTYTCDPSLFSSKPDYLLKVRGLSMRDAGIFDGDLLAVQKKSEAKDGQIIVARLGDDVTVKRLKRRPNGIELIAENPDYENIFVQAGSAEFALEGIAVGLIRPSEF
- a CDS encoding DUF2939 domain-containing protein, whose translation is MAGLVRMKGGVARPLLIALIAIVVIAALGYAYASPYIALDRLKRAADSRDVETVNEYVDYPALRDSLKLQVTGLLTRRLDVQHNGNPLAAIGAMIGVALIGPLVDAYATPDGVAALLNGMPPRGEPGERPPPPPAAQTDNSTGKPAENPSPTPAPGSGAANGNGSNGKTPPQPPQTTAGYRGINEFVVSYQHGVGDTRYSAIFRRQNLFTWKLSAVDLNG
- a CDS encoding universal stress protein, yielding MASYNKILLCYDGSREGRKALRVGANLAMDLGAETHLLSVVDMRSSIAQSAGLLTDVACGSFEKTAREILQEGVDWLTERGVKATGHFAFGHPIDEIASLASELHVDLVVVGHRCRTGLSRWWMGAGNTPLLDRVSCSILVACSSAAEEEQAAA
- the nodI gene encoding nodulation factor ABC transporter ATP-binding protein NodI; this encodes MSEAAIEFHQVEKRYGEKIVVDGLSFHVRAGECFGLLGPNGAGKTTTLRMLLGIAAPDAGRIRLCGEPIPGRSRFARARVGVVPQFDNLDPDFTVRENLLVFGRYFGLSAAQCRAMVPTLLEFARLESKADARVGELSGGMKRRLTLARALINDPDVLIMDEPTTGLDPQARHLIWERLRSLLARGKTILLTTHFMEEAERLCHRLCVIEEGRKIAEGAPNELIASEIGCNVIEVYGPDPVTLRDELAPLSVRTEISGETLFCYVDDPQPVHALLKQRTGLRYLHRPANLEDVFLRLTGREMQD